The Sporichthyaceae bacterium genome window below encodes:
- a CDS encoding peptidylprolyl isomerase, protein MFAVIHTNMGDITVQLFADHAPATVKNFIALATGEKEWTDPRTRLPSNEPLFSGTIFHRVIAGFMIQGGDPLGTGTGGPGYKFKDEFHSELIFDRKYLLAMANAGPGTNGSQFFITVVPTPWLTMKHTIFGEVADADSQDVVEAIANVRTGPRDRPVQDIVIKSIDIETRQF, encoded by the coding sequence GCGACATCACGGTGCAGCTCTTTGCCGATCACGCCCCCGCGACGGTCAAGAACTTCATCGCCCTCGCGACCGGTGAGAAGGAGTGGACCGACCCGCGTACCCGGCTTCCCTCGAACGAGCCGCTGTTCTCCGGGACGATCTTCCACCGCGTGATCGCGGGCTTCATGATCCAGGGCGGCGACCCGCTGGGCACCGGCACCGGCGGCCCGGGCTACAAGTTCAAGGACGAGTTCCACTCCGAGCTGATCTTCGACCGGAAGTACCTGCTCGCGATGGCCAACGCCGGTCCGGGCACGAACGGCTCGCAGTTCTTCATCACCGTCGTCCCGACGCCGTGGCTGACGATGAAGCACACGATCTTCGGCGAGGTTGCCGATGCCGACAGTCAGGATGTCGTCGAGGCGATCGCGAACGTCCGCACCGGTCCGCGCGACCGTCCGGTGCAGGACATCGTGATCAAGAGCATCGACATCGAGACCCGTCAGTTCTAG